From the Prunus dulcis chromosome 4, ALMONDv2, whole genome shotgun sequence genome, one window contains:
- the LOC117625495 gene encoding 7-deoxyloganetin glucosyltransferase-like produces the protein MGSTEVATKPHAVCIPVPAQSHIKAMLKFAKLLHHRGFHITFVNTEFNHKRFLKSLGSNSLDGLPDFRFKAIPDSLPDSDEDATQDVTLLCESVRKQNLLAPFHALLAKLNNDAISTSSNPPVTCIVSDGFMSTFTITAAEEIGAPIVLFYTIAACSFMGCKQLRAVVEKGLAPLKDESCFTNGYLDTVIDWIPGMRDIRLRDLPTFLQTTNADDTMLNFIMEATDRAHEASAVVLHTFDALEPDVLDALSSMLPHVYTVGPLQLHLNQIPEHPLKTGYSLWKEETECLEWLNTKAPNSVVYVNFGSIAVMTPEQLVEFGWGLANSKLSFFWVIRPDLVFGESAILPPEFVAETKERGLIAGWCPQEQVLNHPSVGGFLTHSGWNSTVESITAGVPMLCWPFFGDQQMDCRYTCNEWGIGMEISNDVKRDEVEKLVKELMEREKGKKMKNKVMEWKKLAEEGP, from the exons ATGGGTTCCACAGAAGTAGCTACTAAGCCACATGCTGTTTGCATTCCAGTTCCTGCTCAAAGTCATATAAAGGCAATGCTTAAATTTGCAAAGCTCCTACACCATAGAGGTTTTCATATAACCTTTGTTAACACAGAGTTCAATCACAAGCGTTTTCTTAAATCTCTAGGATCCAATTCCCTTGATGGCTTGCCTGATTTTCGGTTTAAAGCCATCCCGGATAGCCTTCCGGATTCAGATGAAGATGCCACACAAGATGTCACCTTGCTTTGTGAATCCgtcagaaaacaaaatttattggCTCCCTTTCATGCCCTCCTTGCAAAACTCAACAATGATGCCATATCAACATCCAGCAATCCTCCTGTGACTTGCATTGTTTCAGATGGTTTCATGTCCACGTTCACAATCACAGCGGCTGAAGAAATTGGAGCCCCTATAGTGCTGTTCTACACTATAGCTGCCTGCAGCTTCATGGGATGTAAACAACTTCGCGCTGTGGTGGAGAAAGGACTTGCTCCACTCAAAG ATGAGAGCTGTTTCACAAATGGCTATCTGGACACCGTAATAGATTGGATCCCGGGAATGAGAGATATCCGTTTGAGGGATCTCCCGACCTTCTTGCAAACCACAAATGCGGATGACACCATGTTAAACTTCATCATGGAAGCAACCGATAGAGCTCATGAAGCTTCGGCAGTTGTTCTTCATACTTTTGATGCCTTGGAGCCAGATGTTTTGGATGCTCTCTCATCTATGCTTCCCCATGTGTACACCGTCGGTCCTCTTCAATTGCATCTCAATCAGATACCAGAACACCCTTTGAAAACGGGATACAGTCTATGGAAAGAAGAAACTGAATGCCTCGAGTGGCTAAACACCAAGGCACCAAACTCAGTTGTCTATGTGAATTTCGGCAGTATAGCAGTCATGACACCAGAACAGCTTGTAGAGTTTGGGTGGGGACTTGCGAATAGCAAGCTTTCATTCTTTTGGGTAATTAGACCTGATCTAGTTTTTGGAGAATCCGCTATTTTGCCGCCAGAGTTTGTGGCTGAAACTAAGGAAAGAGGTCTAATAGCTGGGTGGTGCCCACAAGAGCAAGTCCTTAACCACCCATCAGTTGGAGGATTTTTAACGCACAGCGGTTGGAATTCAACAGTTGAGAGCATTACTGCAGGAGTTCCTATGCTCTGTTGGCCATTCTTCGGAGACCAGCAAATGGACTGTCGCTATACTTGCAATGAATGGGGCATTGGCATGGAGATTAGTAATGATGTGAAGAGGGATGAGGTAGAGAAGCTTGTCAAAGAGTTAATGGAGCGAGAGAAAGgtaagaagatgaaaaataaggTCATGGAGTGGAAGAAACTTGCAGAAGAAGGCCCGTAA
- the LOC117625496 gene encoding uncharacterized protein LOC117625496: protein MATESQQWAAEHSQKRGIFELSVGSPNMSAQMEKMDKKIDAKFDMLLQHLASSTQQPPTSTVCTICSMATHDIMGCPHRDSYPELVEQHVNMMNSYQRPRNDAYATHYNPGWRDHPNFKWGDNQTNAKPFQHAQKPFVPSKPSLEHQLAKLAATTQSFIEGNNQRFQNVEASIKSLEQQFGQLATQISDREKAMTIVKIALKEQQAVEGNTENFAAAEPAKPAEKHNLADLETVPKQVPERVYEAPIPYPERLKPKAKDQQLKDFMQTLSKVQINIPLLDAIKKIPSYAKFFKEVCSSKKKPSDLDKVILTQQCSAVLLHKLPPKKKDPGSFNISCAIENFNFKSALIDLGASINLMPFSVFQQLGQGDLNPTSMILQLADRSITYQRGGIEDLIINVDNLYLPADFVVLDMDEDLQTPIIFGRPFMAIARTLIDVEAGTLLLGFRTNLWYLICLRQQNVLLNSKNVRTFTW, encoded by the exons ATGGCTACAGAATCTCAGCAATGGGCAGCAGAACATTCACAGAAAAGGGGCATTTTTGAGTTATCAGTAGGTTCTCCCAATATGTCTGcacaaatggaaaaaatggataagaaaattgatgcaaaGTTTGATATGCTTCTACAACATCTAGCAAGTTCTACACAGCAGCCACCTACATCAACAGTTTGCACTATATGCAGTATGGCTACACATGACATAATGGGCTGTCCACATAGAGACTCTTACCCAGAGCTTGTTGAACAACATGTCAATATGATGAACAGCTATCAAAGGCCTAGGAATGATGCATATGCAACTCATTACAATCCTGGATGGAGGGATCACCCTAATTTCAAATGGGGTGACAATCAGACTAATGCCAAACCATTCCAGCATGCACAAAAACCTTTTGTTCCCTCCAAACCATCTCTGGAACATCAACTTGCTAAACTGGCAGCAACAACTCAATCATTCATCGAGGGCAACAATCAAAGATTTCAAAATGTTGAAGCATCAATTAAAAGTTTGGAGCAACAATTTGGACAGCTAGCTACACAGATTTCAGACAGAGAAAAGG CTATGACAATCGTGAAAATAGCATTAAAGGAGCAGCAAGCAGTAGAGGGTAATACAGAAAATTTTGCAGCAGCAGAACCTGCCAAACCTGCAGAAAAACATAATCTGGCAGATCTAGAAACTGTTCCAAAACAAGTTCCTGAGCGTGTTTATGAGGCCCCAATTCCATATCCAGAACGTTTGaagccaaaagcaaaagatcaGCAACTTAAGGACTTTATGCAGACATTATCCAAGGTTCAAATCAACATTCCATTACTGGATGCAATCAAGAAAATTCCATCAtatgccaaattttttaaGGAAGTTTGCAGCAGCAAAAAGAAGCCTTCAGATTTGGACAAAGTTATTTTGACACAACAGTGCAGCGCAGTTTTGCTACACAAACTACCACCTAAGAAAAAAGATCCAGGGagttttaatatttcttgcgctattgaaaattttaattttaaaagtgCTTTAATTGATTTGGGTGCAAGTATTAATTTGAtgcctttttctgttttccagcAATTGGGGCAAGGAGATTTAAACCCTACATCAATGATACTTCAACTGGCTGACCGTTCAATTACTTATCAAAGAGGTGGTATTGAAGATCTAATTATAAATGTTGATAATCTTTATCTACCAGCAGATTTTGTGGTTCTAGACATGGACGAAGACCTTCAAACACCTATTATTTTTGGGAGACCGTTTATGGCAATAGCTAGGACTTTAATCGATGTGGAAGCTGGAACATTGCTCTTAGGGTTCAGGACCAATCTGTggtatttaatttgtttgaggCAGCAAAACGTCCTACTGAACAGCAAGAATGTACGCACATTTACGTGGTAG